The region CCCTGCGCGGGGCCAGTTCTTGCATCGATCCTGGTCCTCGTGGTCAAGGCGCAGGATCTCAAATGGTCCGCCCTGCTGCTGACGTTGTATGCCATCGGCGCGGCCATTCCGATGCTCGCCATCATCTACGGCGGACAGTACATGACCCGTCACATCCGGCTGGTGGCGCGCCACGCGCAACGTCTTCAGCAACTGTTCGGCGTACTGGTGATGCTGACCGCGCTTGCGATTTACCTGCAGTACGACGTCCTCGCCTACGCCTGGATCTCCACTTTCTTCCCTTCCCTGAAAGGACTTTGACATGCTCTCGCGAATCAAGACCCTCACTGCCTCAGCAATGTTTCTCGCCATCGCGGCCACGAGCAGTGCCGCAATCGCCGCTACGCCGGGCAGCGGCAATATCGCCCCGGAATTCAGCGGCGTCGAGAAGTGGCTCAACAGCGACCCGCTGACCATGCAGCAATTGCGGGGCAAAGTGGTACTGGTCGATTTCTGGACCTACACGTGTATCAACTGCATTCATACCCTGCCCTACGTCAAGAGCTGGTATCAGAAGTACAAGGACCAAGGTCTGGCAGTGGTCGGCGTGCACACACCGGAGTACCCGTTCGAACGCGACACCGACAACGTCAGGACTGCCATCAAGCGTTTCGACATACGTTTTCCCGTCGCGCAGGACAATCAGTACGCGACGTGGAACGCCTACATGAATCAGTACTGGCCGGCGTTCTATCTGATCGACAAGAAAGGACAGGTGGTCTACAGCCACTTCGGCGAAGGCGATTATGCACAGACTGAGTCGGCAATCCAGAAGCTGCTCGCGCAGAAGGA is a window of Paraburkholderia sp. IMGN_8 DNA encoding:
- a CDS encoding thioredoxin family protein, whose product is MLSRIKTLTASAMFLAIAATSSAAIAATPGSGNIAPEFSGVEKWLNSDPLTMQQLRGKVVLVDFWTYTCINCIHTLPYVKSWYQKYKDQGLAVVGVHTPEYPFERDTDNVRTAIKRFDIRFPVAQDNQYATWNAYMNQYWPAFYLIDKKGQVVYSHFGEGDYAQTESAIQKLLAQKE